A genomic segment from Mus musculus strain C57BL/6J chromosome 13, GRCm38.p6 C57BL/6J encodes:
- the Spata31 gene encoding spermatogenesis-associated protein 31: MESLPSLLESIYTTWLSLSSTIWAMDMILAFVCGLGLYHLLLPFLESHLSSPPSNIKFTRKPQIQMTWQSQFKKKFRNHCRNDAKAWGECLKKLKEKEKDKLFLEEMSPGHHLNSLGNIFNSSSAKQDSTTLSPFWNLKEKSEEQVATQKLSYPKISEDHFQQKCDQLFWGLPSLHSESLVAAAWIPQTTSTLPSPFFLFNVISSVYPIQLQDKMSPMLPHTHPLSYLDLQSPHLILSPLEFQTPALNLPVLLPSSLPYNSDFGTSYSQSQSKPQYLPTEIKYNKKPSLAKQIENRSTLPLMVQKPQEAYDILAPNPSQDWVVSILPDNFPICRELREKLEQHIQKWLIQHQWNFPHKIQVSEKMKELQNTVIGNCQTRDKPGTLQALGEHSNEGQKRKFQLEKESGKNLGPILGKISKDPIRGLEKTTAIKDLENNLKAHLGTKSGQIDQGLTPLSMRQSWLAVDDSFYEMENNLTSLKSSAKSMCSSEKLAFLKPETRQALEAHIVRFWAKHRWSLPLKILKPVKLFQLSIESLPVVLCAQTSSTTSVHRTRSAAEVVRFLGKPCLRQMIIEDSSPSPQNLLLVSSPSCKRARRRLPFGVDHEPSTALPTKPECGHISEDLTYNFMNTTSQTRTIFKKEIETREVVLLPRRTSDQNLEAYKHQEKVVSEFPHNVETELAGQPQIYTTTVLPPKRSRSMPLPVDTLTSHVLGDIVVADMDNSLVQQRPSTPKHLVSQKSQIKMLAPTYQSEGTKRQSEIKYEDRPKLTPVTEKKANFGSQYYQTLPKIAQVLPGRPPQRHLGRFLQWIHPKKTIKGHEFHPLKGNPTAAIVQNQRRQVRKIPYMDNNVTEAQELMTTVGQMLEKKMMLQHQPYASKFNQHREVPPAPMSRFSHGHMPVSYLQQRRAPSYPGSCSCQRCSVQNRHIRNQLPQRSVRFSKKPQNPRNPSHKKPQNPRNPSRLSRNAALNLVNSQNRTIVPGNSNHHLYCPRHCALQRDVCRELGHSSVVFPNRKT; encoded by the exons ATGGAGAGCCTTCCCTCTCTTCTGGAAAGCATTTACACCACATGGCTGAGCCTCAGCTCCACTATATGGGCAATGGACATGATCCTTGCCTTTGTGTGTGGACTGGGGCTCTACCACCTGTTACTTCCTTTTCTTGAGAGTCATCTGTCTTCACCTCCATCAAATATAAAGTTCACCAGGAAG CCTCAGATACAGATGACCTGGCAGAGCCAGTTCAAGAAAAAGTTTAGGAATCATTGTAGGAATGATGCAAAAG CTTGGGGAGAATGCCTGAAAaagctgaaagaaaaagaaaaggataaattATTTCTAGAAGAAATGAGCCCAGGACACCATTTGAACTCTTTAGGGAATATATTTAACTCATCAAGTGCTAAACAAGACAGCACTACCCTGTCACCCTTTTGGAACctgaaagaaaaatcagaagagcAGGTGGCCACTCAGAAACTATCTTATCCCAAGATCTCAGAAGACCATTTTCAACAGAAATGTGACCAGCTTTTCTGGGGTCTCCCTTCTCTCCACAGTGAGTCTCTGGTAGCTGCCGCCTGGATCCCTCAGACAACGTcaactctcccttctccctttttctTATTCAATGTCATCTCAAGTGTTTATCCAATTCAACTGCAGGATAAAATGTCACCAATGCTTCCCCATACACATCCTCTGTCCTATCTGGACCTCCAATCTCCACACTTAATTCTGTCTCCACTTGAATTCCAGACCCCAGCTTTGAATCTCCCAGTCCTACTACCCTCTTCTCTACCCTATAATAGTGATTTTGGTACATCTTATTCTCAATCACAAAGTAAGCCACAATACCTCCCaactgaaataaaatacaataaaaaaccCTCACTggcaaaacaaatagaaaatagatCAACTTTACCCTTGATGGTCCAGAAACCTCAAGAAGCCTATGACATCTTGGCCCCCAACCCTTCCCAAGACTGGGTAGTCTCCATCCTTCCTGATAATTTTCCCATCTGCCGTGAGCTCCGGGAGAAACTGGAGCAACACATTCAAAAGTGGCTCATTCAACACCAATGGAATTTTCCCCATAAGATCCAAGTGTCTGAGAAAATGAAGGAGCTTCAGAACACAGTAATAGGAAATTGTCAAACCAGAGACAAGCCTGGCACCTTACAAGCCCTTGGTGAACACAGCAATGAGGGCCAGAAGAGAAAATTCCAGCTAGAAAAGGAATCTGGCAAGAATCTGGGACCTATTCTAGGAAAGATCTCAAAAGATCCAATCAGGGGCTTGGAAAAAACTACAGCAATCAAAGATTTAGAAAACAACTTGAAAGCTCATTTGGGTACAAAGTCAGGGCAGATAGATCAAGGTCTGACCCCTCTAAGTATGCGACAATCCTGGCTTGCTGTGGATGATAGTTTTTACGAGATGGAAAACAATTTAACATCCTTAAAGAGTTCAGCAAAGTCCATGTGCTCTTCAGAGAAGCTTGCCTTTCTCAAACCAGAAACTCGACAGGCTCTGGAGGCACATATTGTAAGGTTTTGGGCAAAGCACAGGTGGAGTCTACCCCTTAAGATACTCAAGCCCGTAAAACTCTTTCAGTTAAGTATTGAGTCCTTGCCTGTTGTACTCTGTGCCCAGACCTCCTCAACCACTTCTGTACATAGGACCAGATCAGCAGCTGAAGTAGTCAGATTCCTAGGAAAACCATGCTTGAGACAGATGATAATTGAGGATTCTTCTCCATCACCACAGAATCTTCTCCTTGTCTCATCTCCTTCCTGTAAGAGGGCCAGGAGAAGGCTTCCCTTTGGTGTTGACCATGAGCCTTCTACAGCCCTGCCAACCAAACCAGAGTGTGGGCATATTTCAGAAGATCTCACTTATAATTTCATGAACACAACCTCTCAGACTAGGACTATCTTCAAGAAAGAGATAGAGACTCGAGAAGTCGTTTTACTGCCTAGAAGGACGAGTGACCAAAATTTGGAGGCATACAAACATCAGGAAAAAGTTGTTAGTGAGTTTCCACATAATGTGGAGACAGAATTAGCAGGCCAGCCACAAATCTATACCACTACTGTGCTCCCTCCAAAACGTTCCAGGAGCATGCCTCTTCCTGTAGACACTTTGACTTCACATGTATTAGGTGACATTGTGGTGGCAGACATGGACAATAGCCTGGTGCAGCAGAGACCCAGTACTCCAAAGCATCTAGTCTCACAGAAGAGCCAAATCAAGATGTTGGCCCCTACTTATCAAAGTGAGGGCACTAAGAGACAGAGTGAAATAAAGTATGAAGACAGACCTAAGCTCACCCCAGTCACAGAGAAAAAAGCCAACTTTGGCAGCCAATACTACCAGACCCTTCCAAAAATCGCACAAGTGCTTCCAGGAAGGCCCCCCCAAAGACATTTAGGTCGCTTTCTACAGTGGATTCATCCTAAGAAAACAATCAAAGGGCATGAATTTCATCCCCTAAAAGGTAATCCTACAGCAGCCATTGTCCAGAACCAACGAAGGCAAGTGAGAAAAATACCATATATGGACAACAATGTGACTGAGGCCCAGGAACTTATGACAACTGTTGGACAGatgttagaaaagaaaatgatgctgCAACATCAACCCTATGCTTCAAAATTCAACCAGCACAGGGAAGTTCCTCCAGCCCCCATGTCTCGGTTTTCCCATGGCCACATGCCAGTCTCCTACTTACAGCAAAGGAGAGCACCCAGTTACCCTGGCAGTTGCTCATGTCAGAGGTGTTCTGTACAGAACAGGCACATCAGAAACCAACTGCCTCAGAGAAGTGTACGCTTTAGCAAGAAACCACAGAACCCACGGAACCCCAGCCACAAGAAACCACAGAACCCACGGAACCCCAGCCGCTTGTCCCGTAACGCAGCTTTGAACCTAGTGAATTCTCAGAACAGAACAATAGTGCCAGGAAATTCAAATCACCATCTTTATTGTCCTAGGCACTGTGCCCTCCAGAGAGATGTCTGTAGAGAACTAGGACATTCCTCTGTAGTTTTTCCTAATAGGAAAACATAA